A genomic stretch from Bradyrhizobium sp. 195 includes:
- a CDS encoding UDP-glucose dehydrogenase family protein produces the protein MRIAMIGTGYVGLVSGACFADFGHDVTCVDKDERKIASLHRGEIPIYEPGLDELVATNVKAKRLDFTTDLKKPVADADAVFIAVGTPSRRGDGHADLSYVYAAAREIAQSLQGFTVVVTKSTVPVGTGDEVERIIRETNPNADIVVASNPEFLREGAAIRDFKFPDRIVVGTSDERGRKVMGDIYRPLSLNQAPLMFTERRTAEMIKYAANAFLATKITFINEIADLAEKAGANVQEVARGIGLDNRIGTKFLHAGPGFGGSCFPKDTKALIKIAQDYDVSLRIVESVLAVNENRKRAMARKVSQALGGSLRGKTIAVLGLTFKPDTDDMRDAPSIPLVTGLIDMGATVKAFDPVGMEQAKGELPDITYCEDAYSCAQGADALVIVTEWVQFRALDLDRLKTVMAQPVVVDLRNIYRPEDMEAAGFTYDSVGRPPVQG, from the coding sequence ATGCGCATCGCGATGATCGGCACGGGCTATGTGGGACTGGTGTCTGGGGCCTGCTTTGCGGATTTCGGTCACGACGTCACCTGCGTCGACAAGGACGAGAGGAAGATCGCCAGCCTTCATCGCGGCGAGATCCCGATCTACGAGCCCGGCCTCGACGAACTCGTTGCGACCAACGTCAAGGCCAAGCGGCTCGACTTCACCACCGACCTGAAGAAGCCGGTCGCGGATGCCGATGCCGTCTTCATCGCGGTCGGCACGCCCTCGCGCCGCGGCGACGGCCACGCCGATCTGTCCTACGTCTACGCCGCCGCGCGCGAGATCGCGCAGTCGCTTCAAGGCTTCACCGTCGTGGTGACGAAGTCGACTGTGCCGGTCGGTACCGGCGACGAGGTCGAGCGCATCATCCGCGAGACCAATCCCAACGCCGACATCGTGGTCGCCTCGAACCCCGAGTTCCTGCGCGAGGGCGCGGCGATCCGCGACTTCAAGTTTCCCGATCGCATCGTGGTCGGCACCTCCGACGAACGCGGCCGCAAGGTGATGGGCGACATCTACCGCCCGCTGTCGCTGAACCAGGCGCCGCTGATGTTCACGGAACGTCGCACCGCCGAGATGATCAAATACGCCGCGAACGCGTTCCTCGCGACCAAGATCACCTTCATCAACGAGATCGCCGATCTCGCCGAAAAGGCCGGCGCCAACGTGCAGGAAGTCGCCCGCGGCATTGGCCTGGACAACCGCATCGGCACCAAGTTCCTGCATGCAGGTCCCGGCTTCGGCGGCTCGTGCTTCCCGAAGGACACCAAGGCGCTGATCAAGATCGCGCAGGATTACGACGTCTCCCTGCGCATCGTCGAATCCGTGCTGGCCGTGAACGAGAACCGCAAGCGCGCGATGGCCCGCAAGGTCAGCCAGGCGCTCGGCGGCTCGCTGCGCGGCAAGACCATCGCCGTGCTCGGCCTCACCTTCAAGCCCGATACCGACGACATGCGCGATGCGCCGTCGATCCCTCTGGTGACAGGCCTGATCGACATGGGCGCAACCGTGAAGGCGTTCGACCCCGTCGGCATGGAGCAGGCCAAGGGCGAGCTGCCTGACATCACCTATTGCGAGGACGCCTATTCCTGCGCGCAAGGCGCCGATGCGCTCGTCATCGTCACCGAATGGGTGCAGTTCCGCGCACTCGATCTCGATCGGCTGAAGACCGTCATGGCGCAGCCCGTCGTCGTCGACTTGCGCAACATCTACCGCCCCGAAGACATGGAAGCCGCTGGCTTCACCTATGACAGCGTTGGCCGCCCGCCGGTGCAGGGCTGA
- the hrpB gene encoding ATP-dependent helicase HrpB encodes MPRSFDTPLPIDAVLDDLSRTLGASNAAVLVAPPGAGKTTRVPLALLDAPWARDKKIIVLEPRRIAARASADRMAKSLGERAGETVGYRVRFGSKISRATRIEVVTEGIFTRQILDDPELSGVAAILFDEFHERSLDADMGLALARDAQTGLREDLRILVMSATLDGARVAKLLGEAPVVESEGRAFPVDTRYLGRKADAPVERQMADAIASALRADSGSVLAFLPGAAEIRRTQNFLSERVQDASIEIVPLFGALDAAVQDRAIAPAPKGSRKVVLATSIAETSLTIEGVRIVVDSGLARVPRYEPDIGLTRLETVRASRAAVDQRRGRAGRTEPGVCYRLWDEPQTASLAPYTQPEILSADLSSLVLDLAQWGVADPSALSFLDPPPAPAWKEAKSLLSELNALDGDGRITAEGKSLRALALPPRLARMIVDSHRAGEGEAAAEIAAIITERGLGGDSVDLEHRRDQFRRDRSPRAASARDLARRWASQVAASEKAGQQEDLSTGLMLAYAFPDRVARNRGNGSFVLANGRGAAVEQTSSLARAPYIAIGEMTGTAASGRILLAAQITEGEIENHFAEHIETADEITFDRGAMALRARRKRVLHAITLSEATLAVSPSEDTARIFADGLIAAGLDRLPWSKAAKQWRDRVMFLRKAEGDSWPDLSDDGLIARRDDWLVQALYDKIALKDISPGDLSDALMALLPWEMRARLDREAPTHFEAPTGSVLAIDYEAEQGPTIAVRLQELFGLNTHPSIAAGKVPLVLELLSPAQRPVQVTRDLPGFWRGSYAAVRSDLRGRYPRHPWPDDPATALPTRRAKPRGT; translated from the coding sequence TTGCCTCGCAGCTTCGACACGCCCCTGCCGATCGACGCCGTGCTCGACGATTTGTCGCGCACGCTGGGGGCCAGCAACGCCGCCGTTCTGGTGGCGCCACCGGGCGCCGGCAAGACCACGCGCGTGCCGCTGGCCTTGCTCGATGCGCCCTGGGCCAGGGATAAGAAGATCATCGTGCTGGAGCCGCGCCGCATCGCCGCGCGTGCCAGCGCGGATCGCATGGCCAAATCATTGGGCGAGCGCGCTGGGGAGACCGTCGGTTATCGCGTCCGGTTCGGCTCGAAGATCTCGCGCGCCACGCGCATCGAGGTGGTGACCGAAGGCATCTTCACCCGCCAGATCCTCGACGATCCCGAACTGTCAGGCGTTGCCGCCATCCTGTTCGACGAATTCCACGAGCGTTCGCTCGATGCCGACATGGGTCTCGCGCTGGCCCGTGATGCGCAAACCGGCCTGCGCGAGGATCTGCGCATCCTCGTGATGTCGGCAACGCTCGACGGTGCGCGCGTGGCAAAGCTGCTCGGCGAAGCCCCCGTCGTCGAAAGCGAGGGCCGCGCTTTCCCCGTCGACACGCGCTATCTCGGCCGCAAGGCGGACGCGCCGGTGGAGCGGCAGATGGCGGATGCGATCGCATCCGCACTGCGCGCCGATAGCGGCTCGGTGCTCGCGTTCCTGCCGGGCGCTGCCGAAATCCGCCGCACCCAGAATTTCCTGTCCGAGCGCGTGCAGGACGCCTCGATCGAGATCGTGCCGCTGTTCGGCGCGCTCGATGCCGCCGTGCAGGACCGCGCCATCGCGCCGGCGCCGAAGGGCTCGCGAAAAGTGGTGCTGGCGACGTCGATCGCGGAGACGTCGCTGACGATCGAAGGCGTGCGCATCGTGGTCGATTCCGGGCTCGCCCGCGTGCCGCGCTACGAGCCGGACATCGGGCTGACGCGGCTCGAGACCGTGCGCGCCTCGCGTGCGGCGGTGGACCAGCGCCGCGGCCGCGCTGGCCGTACCGAGCCGGGTGTCTGCTACCGACTCTGGGACGAGCCGCAGACGGCGTCGCTCGCGCCCTACACCCAACCGGAAATCCTCAGCGCCGATCTGTCCTCGCTGGTGCTCGATCTCGCGCAATGGGGCGTCGCTGACCCCTCAGCCCTGTCGTTCCTCGACCCGCCGCCCGCGCCGGCCTGGAAGGAGGCTAAGAGCCTTCTCTCCGAGCTCAACGCGCTCGATGGTGACGGCCGCATCACCGCGGAAGGCAAGAGCCTGCGCGCACTGGCGCTGCCGCCGCGGCTCGCGCGGATGATCGTGGATTCGCATCGTGCCGGCGAGGGCGAAGCTGCCGCGGAGATTGCCGCGATCATCACCGAGCGCGGGCTGGGCGGCGACAGCGTCGATCTCGAGCACCGCCGCGACCAGTTCCGCCGCGACCGCTCGCCACGCGCCGCCAGCGCACGCGATCTGGCGCGGCGTTGGGCTTCGCAGGTCGCGGCATCGGAGAAAGCAGGGCAGCAGGAGGATCTCTCGACCGGCCTCATGCTCGCCTATGCGTTCCCGGACCGTGTCGCGCGCAATCGAGGCAATGGCAGCTTCGTGCTGGCCAATGGCCGCGGCGCCGCCGTCGAGCAGACCTCCTCGCTCGCCCGCGCACCCTACATCGCGATCGGCGAGATGACGGGAACGGCGGCGAGCGGCCGCATCCTGCTCGCTGCGCAAATCACCGAGGGCGAGATCGAGAACCATTTCGCCGAGCATATCGAGACCGCCGACGAGATCACTTTCGATCGCGGCGCGATGGCGTTGCGCGCGCGGCGCAAGCGCGTGCTGCACGCTATCACACTCTCGGAGGCGACACTTGCCGTCTCGCCCTCCGAGGACACCGCGCGCATTTTCGCCGACGGCTTGATCGCCGCCGGTCTCGACCGGCTGCCCTGGTCGAAGGCCGCAAAGCAGTGGCGCGACCGCGTGATGTTCCTGCGCAAGGCCGAGGGCGACAGCTGGCCTGACCTGTCGGATGATGGATTGATCGCGCGGCGCGACGATTGGCTGGTGCAGGCGCTCTACGACAAGATCGCGCTCAAGGACATCTCGCCGGGCGATCTCTCCGACGCGCTGATGGCGCTGCTGCCGTGGGAGATGCGCGCACGGCTCGACCGCGAGGCGCCGACGCATTTCGAGGCGCCGACCGGAAGCGTGCTCGCGATCGACTACGAGGCCGAGCAGGGACCGACCATCGCGGTGCGGCTGCAGGAATTGTTCGGTCTCAACACCCATCCCTCGATCGCCGCCGGCAAGGTGCCGCTGGTGCTGGAGCTGCTGTCGCCGGCACAGCGCCCGGTGCAGGTGACGCGTGATCTTCCAGGCTTCTGGCGCGGCAGCTATGCCGCGGTGCGCTCCGACCTGCGCGGCCGCTACCCGCGCCATCCTTGGCCGGACGATCCCGCCACTGCGCTGCCGACCCGGCGGGCGAAGCCGCGCGGGACGTGA